One Sphingopyxis macrogoltabida genomic region harbors:
- a CDS encoding GlsB/YeaQ/YmgE family stress response membrane protein → MGLIITLIVGGVIGWLASIVMRTDAQQGIILNVVVGIVGAFLGNILGGMFGMGASLDAFSPIGLLWAFIGAVVLLGIINLVRRGSVR, encoded by the coding sequence CGGAGTGATCGGTTGGCTTGCCAGCATCGTCATGCGCACCGACGCGCAGCAAGGGATCATCCTGAACGTCGTTGTTGGCATTGTCGGCGCGTTCCTCGGCAATATCCTTGGCGGCATGTTCGGCATGGGTGCCAGTCTCGACGCCTTCAGCCCGATCGGCCTGCTTTGGGCGTTTATTGGCGCAGTGGTTCTGCTCGGCATCATCAACCTTGTGCGCCGCGGCAGCGTGCGCTGA
- a CDS encoding nuclear transport factor 2 family protein produces MTTHIIREYYARIDRCDTDWVVDLFDDDAIYERAETVYTGRPAIARFFREERRIRGVHHIEAMVSSDDGDLVVAIGHFDGTGAAGDARNIGFADMWQFGDGGRIHLRRTFLARGSDYVRQ; encoded by the coding sequence GTGACGACGCATATCATCCGCGAATATTACGCACGTATCGACCGCTGCGACACCGACTGGGTCGTCGACCTGTTCGATGACGACGCAATCTATGAACGCGCCGAGACCGTCTATACCGGCCGCCCCGCCATCGCCCGCTTCTTTCGCGAGGAACGCCGCATCCGCGGTGTCCATCATATCGAAGCGATGGTTTCCAGCGACGACGGCGATCTGGTCGTCGCCATCGGCCATTTCGACGGCACCGGCGCCGCGGGGGACGCGCGCAACATAGGCTTCGCCGATATGTGGCAATTCGGCGATGGCGGACGTATTCATCTCCGCCGCACCTTTCTGGCGCGCGGCAGCGACTACGTCCGCCAGTAA
- a CDS encoding GlsB/YeaQ/YmgE family stress response membrane protein — protein sequence MTWIIAIIMGGVIGWLASIVMRTDAQQGIFLNIVVGCLGSILGRFLFGSFLGGGHLRGDAFDPMTLLTAFIGAVILLAIVNLVRRGRVR from the coding sequence ATGACTTGGATTATCGCAATCATCATGGGCGGCGTTATCGGCTGGCTGGCCAGCATCGTCATGCGCACCGACGCTCAGCAAGGCATTTTCCTGAATATCGTTGTCGGATGCCTGGGATCGATCCTTGGCCGCTTTCTTTTCGGTAGTTTTCTCGGCGGCGGGCATTTGCGCGGCGACGCCTTTGACCCGATGACCTTGCTCACCGCTTTCATCGGCGCGGTGATCCTGCTCGCCATCGTAAACCTCGTCCGGCGCGGCCGCGTGCGCTGA
- a CDS encoding efflux RND transporter permease subunit has product MSFRNISAWCIRNPVPPIVLFVLLLLAGVVSFNRMDVNDQPDVEFPLVQVMVAQPGAAPTELETQVTQRIEAAVRGVSGVDEMSSYVNEGSSSTMIQFAIGTPIDRAYNDVNQAVQQIRSELPEGILEPQVVRVDAAGGPITYFAVEATDMTLEQLSWFVDNTVAKELLSIPGMAKVSRSGGVDREIRVILDPARMQSYGLTASQVNQELRQVNLNAAGGRTEIAGAEQAVRVLGNAASAFQLGETRISIGNGRTIRLSDVAKVTDGYAEQRNLAKIRGKQVLSFAIEKAKGSSDVTIHDETMKKLAEITKNNPKVDFKILFTRTDYTKEQYRSSMAAMVEGAVLAVVVVFLFLRDWRATLISALAIPLSAIPTFWFMDMMGFSLNALSLLALSLVAGVLVDDAIVEIENIVRHMRMGKTAYQASIDAADEIGLAVVATTMSIVAVFLPVALMPGISGQFFIQFGMTVVFAVLMSLAVARMITPMIAAYFLSAQGEQAHAEGPWIDRYERVLAWTLDNSKHKAVRERFEAVQTRLAFLFVPLLLAAVTVVFSIVSYFQPVPPGGSRPNTALHFLLQTPAIAIVTFLLTSLLAILLGALAWKIGVRQFAFTNWAKFMVQRAWARLYDHRVWIVGIGGAAFVTSIILFAVLPQQFQPTINSDYSQVKYELPPGSTLAQSEHISDQINTILSGDKNVENAFYDVNVGGGGVYITLKKKREVTSVEWERALQPKMAAIPDARVSFQSQSGGFSGRDITMVIGGDDPVALEKHAMKIVGEMRGLKEIRSPRIEGDIPRPEIIVTPRTDLAADLGVTTAALSQTIRIATLGDIDQNAAKFSLSDRQIPIRVLLSEDSRRSLSTIENLPVPTSRGVTVPLKSVAEIGFGAGPTELRRYNQTRRIVIGADLAPGLVTGNAQQKIDALPAVKTMPQGIRKIVQGEAKWQGELIKNFIIAVVAGLMLVFSTLVLLYRRFVSPLVNMSSLLLAPLGGLLGLVVAGMAISMPVYIGLLMLLGIVAKNSILLVDFAIEEMDQGVGKMEALLDAGRKRAQPIVMTTVAMVAGMVPTALSLSGDGAWRAPMGVVVIGGLILSTLLTLLIVPAGFSLADSIEKRLGRFFARNLLTYQPGDDTKPHSAPAPHPAE; this is encoded by the coding sequence ATGAGCTTTCGCAATATTTCCGCCTGGTGCATCCGCAATCCGGTGCCGCCGATCGTCCTGTTCGTGCTGTTGCTGCTGGCGGGGGTCGTCAGTTTCAACCGGATGGACGTGAACGATCAGCCCGACGTCGAATTTCCGCTGGTGCAGGTCATGGTGGCACAGCCCGGCGCGGCGCCGACCGAGCTCGAAACGCAGGTGACGCAGCGTATCGAGGCAGCGGTTCGCGGCGTCAGCGGCGTCGACGAAATGTCGTCCTACGTCAACGAGGGCAGCAGCTCGACGATGATCCAGTTCGCGATCGGGACCCCGATCGATCGCGCCTATAACGACGTCAATCAGGCGGTTCAGCAAATTCGCAGCGAGCTGCCCGAAGGCATTCTCGAGCCGCAGGTCGTGCGCGTCGACGCCGCGGGCGGACCGATTACCTATTTCGCGGTCGAGGCGACCGACATGACGCTCGAACAGCTGTCGTGGTTCGTCGACAATACGGTGGCGAAGGAACTCCTCTCGATCCCCGGCATGGCGAAGGTCAGCCGTTCGGGCGGGGTCGATCGCGAAATCCGCGTCATCCTCGATCCCGCACGGATGCAGAGCTATGGCCTGACCGCAAGCCAGGTGAACCAGGAATTGCGCCAGGTGAACCTCAACGCCGCCGGCGGACGTACCGAGATCGCGGGCGCCGAACAGGCGGTCCGCGTACTCGGCAATGCGGCGAGCGCCTTCCAGCTTGGTGAGACGCGTATCTCGATTGGCAACGGGCGCACCATTCGCCTCTCGGATGTGGCCAAGGTGACCGACGGCTATGCCGAGCAGCGCAATCTCGCGAAGATCCGCGGCAAGCAGGTGCTGAGCTTTGCGATCGAAAAGGCCAAGGGCTCGTCGGACGTCACGATCCACGACGAGACGATGAAGAAGCTCGCCGAGATCACCAAGAACAACCCGAAGGTCGATTTCAAGATCCTCTTCACGCGCACCGACTACACCAAGGAACAATATCGCAGCTCGATGGCGGCGATGGTCGAGGGCGCCGTGCTGGCGGTCGTCGTCGTATTCCTCTTCCTGCGCGACTGGCGCGCGACGTTGATCAGTGCGCTGGCGATCCCGCTGTCCGCCATTCCGACCTTCTGGTTCATGGACATGATGGGCTTTTCGCTGAACGCCCTGTCGCTGCTCGCGCTCAGCCTCGTCGCCGGGGTGCTCGTTGACGATGCGATCGTCGAGATCGAGAATATCGTCAGACATATGCGGATGGGCAAGACCGCCTATCAGGCGTCGATCGACGCTGCCGACGAGATCGGGCTCGCGGTCGTCGCGACGACGATGTCGATTGTCGCGGTCTTCCTCCCGGTCGCGTTGATGCCGGGCATTTCGGGCCAGTTCTTCATCCAGTTCGGCATGACCGTCGTCTTCGCGGTGCTGATGAGCCTTGCCGTCGCGCGCATGATCACGCCGATGATCGCCGCCTATTTCCTGTCCGCGCAGGGCGAGCAGGCACACGCCGAAGGGCCATGGATCGACCGGTATGAACGAGTCCTCGCGTGGACGCTCGACAACAGCAAGCACAAGGCCGTGCGCGAGCGTTTCGAGGCCGTGCAGACCCGGCTCGCCTTCCTTTTTGTTCCGCTGCTGCTCGCGGCCGTGACGGTCGTCTTCTCGATCGTCTCCTATTTCCAACCGGTTCCCCCGGGGGGAAGCCGCCCGAACACGGCGCTGCACTTCCTGTTGCAGACGCCGGCGATAGCGATCGTTACTTTCCTGCTGACCAGCCTGCTCGCGATCCTGCTTGGGGCGTTGGCATGGAAGATCGGTGTGCGCCAGTTCGCCTTCACCAATTGGGCGAAGTTCATGGTCCAGCGCGCCTGGGCGCGACTGTACGACCACCGTGTCTGGATTGTCGGTATCGGCGGGGCCGCCTTCGTGACGAGCATCATCCTGTTCGCGGTGCTGCCGCAGCAGTTCCAGCCGACGATCAACAGCGACTACAGCCAGGTCAAATATGAGCTGCCGCCGGGTTCGACGCTGGCGCAGAGCGAGCATATCTCCGACCAGATCAACACGATCCTGTCGGGCGACAAGAATGTCGAAAATGCCTTCTACGACGTCAACGTCGGCGGCGGCGGCGTCTATATCACGCTGAAGAAAAAGCGCGAGGTGACGAGCGTCGAATGGGAACGTGCGCTGCAACCGAAGATGGCGGCGATTCCCGACGCCCGCGTGAGTTTCCAGAGCCAGTCGGGCGGCTTTTCCGGGCGCGATATCACCATGGTGATCGGCGGCGACGATCCGGTCGCGCTCGAAAAACATGCGATGAAGATCGTCGGCGAAATGCGCGGGCTCAAGGAAATCCGTTCGCCGCGGATCGAGGGCGATATCCCGCGCCCCGAAATCATCGTGACGCCGCGTACTGACCTTGCCGCTGATCTGGGCGTGACGACGGCGGCGCTCAGCCAAACGATCCGCATCGCGACGCTTGGCGATATCGACCAGAATGCGGCCAAATTCTCGTTGTCTGATCGCCAGATTCCGATCCGCGTCTTGCTGTCCGAAGATTCGCGGCGCAGCCTGTCGACGATCGAGAACCTGCCTGTGCCGACGTCGCGCGGCGTGACGGTGCCGCTCAAATCGGTGGCGGAGATTGGCTTTGGTGCCGGCCCCACCGAACTGCGCCGCTATAACCAGACGCGGCGCATCGTGATCGGTGCCGACCTGGCGCCGGGGCTGGTAACGGGCAACGCCCAGCAAAAGATCGACGCGCTGCCTGCGGTGAAGACCATGCCGCAGGGCATCCGCAAGATCGTGCAGGGCGAAGCCAAATGGCAGGGCGAACTGATCAAGAATTTCATCATCGCGGTGGTGGCGGGCCTGATGCTCGTCTTCTCGACGCTGGTACTGCTCTATCGCCGTTTCGTGTCGCCGCTCGTCAACATGTCGTCGCTGCTGCTGGCGCCGCTCGGCGGCCTGCTGGGGCTCGTCGTCGCCGGCATGGCGATTTCGATGCCGGTCTATATCGGCCTGCTGATGCTGCTCGGCATCGTCGCCAAAAACTCGATCCTGCTCGTCGACTTCGCGATAGAGGAGATGGATCAAGGAGTCGGCAAGATGGAGGCGTTGCTCGACGCGGGCCGCAAGCGCGCGCAGCCGATCGTCATGACGACGGTCGCGATGGTCGCGGGCATGGTGCCGACGGCCTTGTCGCTGTCGGGCGACGGGGCGTGGCGCGCGCCGATGGGCGTCGTCGTGATCGGCGGCCTGATCCTATCGACGCTGCTGACGCTGTTGATCGTTCCTGCCGGCTTCAGCCTTGCCGACAGCATCGAGAAGCGTCTCGGCCGCTTCTTCGCGCGCAACCTGCTGACGTACCAGCCCGGCGACGATACGAAGCCGCACTCGGCGCCCGCGCCACATCCGGCCGAATGA
- a CDS encoding DUF445 domain-containing protein — protein sequence MTDSNSSEDLGARPRGIGVAVPTGGFNIRVVATGMLVVMAFVFFAAKYYQDVHPAIGFVRAFAEAAMVGGLADWFAVTALFRHPMGLPIPHTAIVPRNKNRIGDTLARFLLTNFLLPRLIARKMQTVDVAGAVGKFLSEPGEGGGRLRLGASRIIADGLGALDQQRLGGMVKSAIADRLRELDVAPLLGQALQAALAEGRHQPLLDAMVKWGSKTLELNEHLIHQMVHDNSNAIVRFTGLDESISNRIVAGLSKLLSEMAVDETHPLRIRVEEGLTKMALDLQHDPEVQAKVAKVRDELLENKAVKRWLDGLWEQGRTALLKAARNPDTMLAGRIGELVTQFGSMLGEDAAIKRTLNRYARRAVVGMVDSYGETALKLVSDTIRGWDAKTITDRLENAVGDDLQYIRINGTLVGGLVGVLIHTVDVLL from the coding sequence ATGACGGACAGCAATTCTTCGGAAGACCTTGGCGCACGCCCCCGGGGCATCGGCGTCGCCGTGCCGACCGGCGGGTTCAACATCCGCGTCGTTGCGACGGGCATGCTGGTCGTCATGGCATTCGTCTTCTTCGCCGCGAAATATTATCAGGACGTCCACCCGGCGATCGGCTTCGTCCGCGCCTTTGCCGAGGCAGCGATGGTCGGGGGGCTCGCCGACTGGTTCGCGGTGACGGCGCTGTTCCGGCATCCGATGGGGCTGCCGATCCCGCACACCGCCATCGTGCCGCGCAACAAGAACCGCATCGGCGATACGCTCGCACGCTTCCTGCTCACCAATTTCCTGCTGCCGCGGCTGATCGCACGCAAGATGCAGACGGTCGACGTCGCGGGCGCGGTCGGCAAATTCCTCTCCGAACCGGGTGAGGGCGGCGGGCGGTTGCGGCTCGGCGCGTCGCGCATCATCGCCGACGGGCTCGGCGCGCTCGACCAGCAGCGGCTCGGCGGGATGGTGAAATCGGCGATCGCCGACCGCCTGCGCGAACTCGACGTCGCACCCCTACTTGGTCAGGCCCTGCAGGCTGCGCTTGCCGAGGGGCGGCATCAGCCGCTGCTCGACGCGATGGTCAAATGGGGGTCCAAGACGCTCGAACTCAACGAACATCTGATCCACCAGATGGTCCACGACAACAGCAACGCGATCGTCCGCTTCACCGGGCTCGACGAGAGCATCTCGAACCGCATCGTCGCAGGGCTGTCGAAGCTGCTCAGCGAAATGGCGGTCGACGAAACGCACCCGCTGCGTATCCGGGTCGAGGAAGGGCTCACGAAGATGGCGCTCGACCTCCAGCACGATCCCGAGGTGCAGGCAAAGGTAGCCAAGGTGCGCGACGAGTTGCTCGAGAACAAGGCGGTGAAGCGCTGGCTCGACGGGCTTTGGGAGCAAGGCCGCACCGCGCTGCTCAAGGCAGCGCGCAACCCCGACACGATGCTGGCAGGCCGCATCGGCGAACTTGTCACCCAGTTTGGCAGCATGCTGGGCGAGGACGCCGCGATCAAGCGCACACTCAACCGTTATGCGCGCCGCGCCGTAGTCGGCATGGTCGACAGCTATGGCGAAACCGCGCTCAAACTGGTGTCGGACACGATCCGCGGCTGGGATGCGAAGACGATCACCGACCGGCTCGAGAATGCCGTCGGCGACGACCTCCAATATATCCGCATCAACGGGACGCTGGTCGGTGGACTGGTCGGCGTGCTGATCCACACGGTCGACGTGCTGCTCTAG
- a CDS encoding efflux RND transporter periplasmic adaptor subunit translates to MNYERKVDVMDSLTGSTQSFYDDADNRRKRTRLIVALVLVALVLVAAWYGFKQGMGDGAATAGDEATTTNAPSVTVVIPGRVSVEAAISANGTIAARREMPVGVAGEGGEVVRVLVEPGQWVGAGQTLAIIDRSVQAQQAAGLSASIRVAQADANLAQAELERAEALVGRGFISKADMDRKRATRDAANARVRVAQAQYQEAVARNGRLNIVAPAAGLVLTRQVEPGQIVGAGSGVLFRMAKGGEMEMLAQMAEADLQRVAVGTRATVTPVGTSLQIAGQVWQVSPVVNTDTRQGMVRIAIPYSSSLRPGGFADARLVAGTAEAPLLPESAVHSRADGNYVLIVGKDDKIEQRAIKVGTVSDSGVSIASGLTGNEKVVVLAGAFLNVGDKVKPVIQKASQ, encoded by the coding sequence GTGAACTACGAGCGGAAAGTGGATGTGATGGACAGCCTGACGGGGTCGACCCAAAGCTTTTACGACGATGCGGACAATCGCCGCAAGCGGACGCGGCTGATCGTCGCGCTCGTGCTGGTCGCGCTGGTGCTCGTGGCGGCCTGGTACGGATTCAAGCAAGGCATGGGCGACGGCGCCGCGACTGCGGGGGACGAGGCTACTACGACAAATGCGCCCAGCGTCACGGTGGTGATCCCGGGACGCGTGTCGGTCGAGGCCGCGATTTCCGCCAACGGCACGATTGCGGCGCGCCGCGAGATGCCGGTCGGCGTCGCGGGCGAGGGCGGCGAAGTCGTGCGCGTGCTCGTCGAGCCGGGCCAGTGGGTCGGCGCGGGTCAGACGCTGGCGATCATCGACCGGTCGGTGCAGGCGCAGCAGGCGGCGGGTCTCTCCGCATCGATCCGCGTTGCACAGGCAGATGCGAACCTTGCACAAGCCGAACTCGAACGCGCCGAAGCGCTGGTCGGACGCGGCTTCATTTCCAAGGCCGACATGGACCGCAAGCGGGCGACCCGCGATGCCGCGAACGCGCGTGTCCGTGTCGCGCAGGCGCAATATCAGGAAGCGGTCGCGCGCAACGGCCGGCTCAACATCGTGGCGCCGGCTGCCGGGCTTGTTCTGACGCGGCAGGTCGAGCCGGGCCAGATCGTCGGCGCAGGCAGCGGCGTGCTGTTCCGTATGGCCAAGGGCGGCGAAATGGAAATGCTCGCGCAGATGGCCGAGGCCGATCTGCAGCGCGTCGCCGTGGGAACGCGCGCGACCGTCACCCCGGTCGGGACCAGTCTGCAAATCGCCGGGCAGGTCTGGCAGGTTTCCCCCGTCGTCAACACCGACACGCGCCAGGGCATGGTCCGCATCGCGATCCCGTACAGCAGTTCGCTGCGGCCGGGCGGCTTTGCCGATGCGCGGCTGGTGGCGGGCACTGCCGAGGCGCCGTTGCTGCCCGAAAGTGCGGTCCACAGCCGAGCCGACGGCAATTATGTGCTGATTGTCGGCAAGGACGACAAGATCGAACAGCGCGCGATCAAGGTCGGTACCGTCAGCGACAGCGGCGTGTCGATCGCGTCGGGGCTGACCGGAAACGAAAAGGTCGTCGTGCTGGCGGGCGCGTTCCTGAACGTCGGCGACAAGGTGAAGCCGGTGATTCAGAAGGCGTCGCAATAA
- a CDS encoding epimerase, with amino-acid sequence MAHMLIFGMGYAAGHLARRLRARGWEVIGTTRDGRGDDIAFADETAVLIALRDASHVLSSVPPAEGIDPVLARYGEAIALSPAGWLGYLSSTGVYGDAGGAWVDESAPVKGRRPDRNAADAAWGALRSDVRIFRLPGIYGPSRSILDRIGEGRAHRIALAGQVFSRVHVDDIASGVIASFRGPAGVYNLADNEPCHQNRLVEWGCTMLGAPLPPLQTLDEAGLSSAARAFYAENRRIANGKAKRLLGWTPKYPTFREGLAACR; translated from the coding sequence ATGGCACATATGCTGATTTTCGGAATGGGTTACGCGGCGGGCCACCTTGCCCGCCGCTTGCGCGCACGCGGCTGGGAGGTGATCGGAACGACGCGCGACGGTCGCGGCGACGATATCGCCTTCGCCGACGAGACGGCGGTCCTGATCGCGCTGCGCGATGCCTCGCACGTCCTGTCTTCGGTGCCGCCGGCCGAGGGGATCGATCCCGTCCTCGCGCGCTACGGCGAAGCGATCGCCCTCTCGCCGGCGGGCTGGCTCGGCTATCTCTCCTCGACCGGCGTCTATGGCGATGCAGGCGGCGCATGGGTCGACGAAAGCGCGCCGGTCAAGGGCCGCCGCCCCGATCGCAACGCCGCCGACGCCGCATGGGGGGCGCTGCGCAGCGATGTCCGCATCTTCCGCCTGCCCGGCATCTACGGCCCTAGCCGCTCGATCCTCGACCGGATCGGCGAAGGCCGCGCGCACCGCATCGCCCTGGCCGGCCAGGTCTTCAGCCGCGTCCATGTCGACGATATCGCGAGCGGCGTGATCGCATCCTTCCGGGGACCGGCGGGCGTGTATAATCTCGCCGACAACGAACCCTGCCATCAGAACCGGCTCGTCGAATGGGGCTGCACGATGCTCGGCGCGCCGCTGCCGCCACTCCAGACACTCGACGAAGCCGGGCTGTCGTCCGCCGCGCGCGCCTTTTATGCCGAGAACCGCCGCATCGCGAACGGCAAGGCAAAGCGGCTGCTGGGATGGACGCCGAAGTATCCGACGTTTCGCGAAGGGCTGGCGGCCTGCCGCTAG
- the pepN gene encoding aminopeptidase N, which translates to MTDLSSTPAIPVTIHRGDYAAPEWEIPDIALDFALGIGETRVSAALSVVRNTAAPAPLLLRGDGLTAAEVRVDGAVWNDWRMEGSDLIVELGDRTAAVVEVDTVIEPASNTQLMGLYASNNMLCTQCEAEGFRRITFHPDRPDVLSRYKVRMTGDKAAFPILLSNGNCVGQGEDGSDHWALWEDPWPKPSYLFALVAGDLVVNRDSFTTMSGRKVELGIWVRKGDEARTGHAMKALKDSMAWDERVYGREYDLDLFNIVAVSDFNMGAMENKGLNIFNTRYILADPDTATDIDFDGVEGVVAHEYFHNWSGNRVTCRDWFQLSLKEGFTVFRDQNFSADMGSPPVKRIEDVRLLRAAQFPEDAGPLAHPIRPDSYQEISNFYTATIYNKGAEIIRMMATLLGPERFRKGTDLYFDRHDGEAATCEDFVRAMEEGGEIDLGQFRRWYEQAGTPRLSLALAQDGDIWSLDVTQIVPPTPGQPDKAPMMMPLRLAAFAMDGSGAALSDTLVTLTGVTQRIPLGRFASRPALSVNRGFSAPVIVDFERAPGELAWLAAHDDDPFARYEALQQLMLDTLVAAASGDKGNAQAVIDAVAQTLAGAATDPAFVAEAVLLPSEAFIGDQMVTVDPDAIRRERLALQAAIGVALDREWRAVLAGAAPSATDLSSKAKGGRRLRGVALAYLAATGQDDIPGLAFAIFSGADGMTERQAALATLAHGDSDERSHALDIFYQRYRDNPLVLDKWFQVQAWSLRSDTVDAVKALAQHPDFTLANPNRVRSLYGAFSGNQAAFHQADGAGYRLIADLVIALDPKNPQTAAKMIPPLGRWKRFDEARGAMMRAELERILAQPGLSRDVTEQASKSLAG; encoded by the coding sequence ATGACCGACCTCTCTTCCACGCCCGCGATTCCCGTTACCATCCATCGCGGCGATTACGCCGCGCCCGAATGGGAAATTCCCGACATTGCGCTCGATTTTGCGCTGGGTATCGGTGAAACGCGGGTCAGCGCTGCGCTGTCGGTCGTCCGAAACACGGCTGCCCCCGCGCCGCTGCTGTTGCGTGGCGACGGCTTGACCGCGGCCGAGGTGCGCGTCGACGGCGCGGTGTGGAACGACTGGCGGATGGAGGGCAGCGACCTGATCGTCGAACTTGGCGATCGCACGGCGGCGGTGGTCGAGGTCGATACGGTGATCGAACCCGCATCGAACACCCAGCTCATGGGCCTTTATGCGTCGAACAATATGCTGTGCACCCAGTGCGAGGCCGAGGGTTTTCGCCGCATCACCTTCCATCCCGACCGGCCCGATGTGCTCAGCCGTTACAAGGTGCGGATGACCGGCGACAAGGCGGCCTTCCCGATCCTGCTGTCGAATGGCAATTGCGTCGGGCAAGGAGAAGATGGGAGCGACCACTGGGCGCTCTGGGAAGACCCATGGCCGAAGCCGTCCTATCTTTTTGCGCTCGTCGCTGGCGACCTTGTCGTCAATCGCGACAGCTTCACGACGATGTCGGGGCGCAAGGTCGAACTCGGCATCTGGGTCCGCAAGGGCGACGAAGCGCGCACGGGTCATGCGATGAAGGCGCTGAAGGACAGCATGGCGTGGGACGAGCGCGTCTATGGCCGCGAATATGATCTCGACCTGTTCAACATCGTCGCGGTCAGCGACTTCAACATGGGGGCGATGGAGAACAAGGGGCTCAACATCTTCAACACCCGCTACATTCTCGCCGATCCCGACACCGCGACCGATATCGATTTCGATGGGGTCGAAGGTGTCGTAGCGCACGAATATTTCCACAACTGGTCGGGCAATCGCGTCACCTGCCGCGACTGGTTCCAATTGAGCCTGAAGGAAGGCTTCACCGTCTTTCGCGATCAGAATTTCTCGGCCGACATGGGCTCGCCGCCGGTCAAGCGGATCGAGGACGTCCGCCTGCTCCGCGCCGCGCAATTCCCCGAGGACGCGGGGCCGCTTGCGCACCCCATCCGTCCCGACAGCTATCAGGAAATCTCGAACTTCTACACCGCGACCATCTACAACAAGGGCGCCGAGATCATTCGCATGATGGCGACGCTGCTTGGGCCCGAGCGCTTTCGCAAGGGCACCGACCTCTATTTCGACCGTCACGACGGCGAAGCGGCGACCTGCGAGGATTTCGTTCGTGCGATGGAAGAGGGCGGCGAGATCGACCTCGGCCAGTTCCGCCGCTGGTACGAGCAGGCCGGGACGCCGCGGCTGTCGCTGGCGCTGGCGCAAGACGGCGACATCTGGTCGCTCGATGTGACGCAGATCGTGCCGCCGACCCCGGGACAGCCCGACAAGGCGCCGATGATGATGCCGCTGCGGCTTGCCGCCTTCGCGATGGACGGCAGCGGCGCGGCGCTCTCTGATACGCTGGTGACGCTGACCGGCGTGACGCAGCGGATCCCGCTCGGCCGCTTCGCATCGCGGCCGGCGCTGTCGGTCAATCGCGGCTTCTCGGCGCCCGTGATTGTCGATTTCGAGCGCGCGCCGGGCGAACTTGCCTGGCTCGCCGCGCACGATGACGATCCCTTCGCGCGCTATGAGGCGCTCCAGCAACTGATGCTCGATACGCTCGTCGCCGCGGCCTCGGGCGACAAGGGTAACGCGCAGGCTGTCATCGATGCCGTCGCGCAAACGCTCGCAGGCGCCGCGACCGATCCGGCCTTCGTCGCCGAAGCGGTGCTGCTGCCCAGCGAGGCATTCATCGGCGACCAGATGGTGACGGTCGATCCCGACGCGATCCGGCGCGAGCGGCTGGCGCTGCAGGCGGCGATCGGCGTTGCGCTGGATCGCGAATGGCGCGCCGTGCTCGCGGGCGCCGCACCGTCCGCGACCGACCTGTCGAGCAAGGCGAAGGGCGGCCGGCGCCTCCGCGGCGTCGCGCTCGCCTATCTCGCGGCGACCGGGCAGGACGACATCCCGGGGCTCGCCTTCGCGATTTTCTCCGGCGCCGACGGGATGACCGAGCGGCAGGCGGCGCTCGCCACGCTGGCGCATGGCGACAGCGACGAGCGCTCCCATGCGCTCGACATCTTCTACCAGCGCTATCGCGACAATCCGCTCGTGCTCGACAAATGGTTCCAGGTGCAGGCCTGGTCGCTGCGCTCCGACACCGTCGATGCGGTGAAAGCGCTCGCGCAGCATCCGGATTTCACGCTGGCGAACCCCAATCGCGTGCGCTCGCTCTATGGCGCGTTCAGCGGCAATCAGGCGGCGTTTCACCAGGCCGATGGCGCGGGCTACCGGCTGATCGCCGACCTCGTCATCGCGCTCGATCCGAAGAATCCGCAGACCGCCGCCAAGATGATCCCGCCGCTCGGCCGCTGGAAACGTTTCGACGAAGCGCGGGGGGCGATGATGCGTGCGGAACTCGAACGCATCCTTGCCCAGCCGGGGCTGTCGCGCGACGTGACCGAACAGGCAAGCAAGAGCCTGGCGGGATAG